The DNA window TGGACGCATGGTACAGAACGGGGATTAAAAACCTCTACGCAGTAGGCGAAGCCGCGAGCAACGGCTTCCACGGGGCGAACAGGCTCGCCAGCAACTCCCTGCTGGAGTGCGTTGTCTCTGGCCTTGAGGTTGCCAGGACGATAACGAGGGACAAACCAAAGGTCAGGGAGGTGAAGGAGCCTCCTTACCACGGCTACGAGACTGGGGACGTTGAGTCCATCAAGGAGGTTCTCTGGGAGCATGCGGGCATAGTAAGGAACGCAAAGATCCTCAAAGAGGGCTTAAAAAAGCTGGACGGCGTTGAAGCCGATCCAAGACTCAAACTCCTGGCCAGGGGCGTTCTTGAGTGCGCCCTAGCGAGGGAAGAGAGCCGTGGTGCCCACTACCGCGAGGACTTTCCGGCTATGAGAAAGGAGTTCGAGAGGTCAAGCTTCTTCGACGGAAAGTGTCGCCTTTAACCAAAGGTGTCCAAAAACCCTTTTAATGTTCTTTTCTATGGCCCCTACATAGAGGTGAGAAAATGGAGATAGAGAAGCTAATCGAGGAGATAAACCGACTGAAGGAGGAGAGAAACGCGATAATCATGGCTCACAACTACCAGCTACCGGAGATACAGGACATAGCGGACTTCCTTGGCGACAGCCTTGAGCTGGCGAGGAAGGCCGTAAACGTTGATGCCGACGTTATAGTCTTCGCGGGCGTTGATTTCATGGCAGAGACAGCGAAGATACTTAACCCGGAGAAGACAGTCCTCCTGCCAACGAGAAGGGCCACCTGCGCCATGGCCAACATGCTCACAATAAAACACATCGTTGAAGCCAAGAAAAAGTATCCAGACGCTCCGGTTGTTCTCTACGTCAACAGCTCTGCAGAGGCGAAGGCCTATGCCGATGTTACGGTTACTTCAGCCAACGCCGCCAAAATCGTTGGGAAACTTGACTCCGACGTGGTCATCTTCGGCCCGGACAAGAACCTTGCCCACCACGTTGCCAAGGTTACTGGCAAGAAAGTCATCCCAGTTCCTCCAAACGGCCACTGCTACGTCCACAGGAAGTTCACGCTGGAAGACGTTGAAAGGGCGAGGAAGCTTTATCCAAACGCAAAGCTCATGGTTCATCCCGAGTGCGAACCGGAAGTGCAGGAGCAGGCAGACATAATTGTCTCCACCGGCGGGATGATAAAGAGGGCCTGCGAGCACGACGAGTGGGTGGTCTTCACTGAGAGGGAGATGACGTACAGGCTGAGCAAGCTCTATCCAAACAAGAAGTTCTATCCTGCAAGGAATGACGCCACATGCATTGGGATGAAAGCGATAACGCTCCAGCACATCTACGAATCCCTAAGGGACATGAAGTATCAGATAGAGGTGCCGGCAGAGATTGCAGAGAGGGCGAGGAAAGCTATAGAGAGAATGCTGGAGATGAGCTGAGGAATAAAAGTCAAAAAGGCTAACGCCTCCTTCTCGCAACCAGGGGAGGGAGTGCAAAGAGAACAAATGCAGCCGGCCCGCAAGTTCCCTTCTTTCCCTTTTCAGTTATTCCAGTCGGCTTTTCTTGGGAGGAGGTGCTCGAAGAAGAACGGGAGGATACAGACGTTACCGTCACGGTTCCTGTGGTGGAGCCCTGGGTCGTAGTTGTTGTGAGCTGACCAGACGAAGTAGAGGTTGGGATTGTCGGGGAGCTCCCCTCTGAACAGGCTTTGCCGACGATGACGTTGATGTCCTCTGTGGAGACCTCAACGTTATTAAACTCATCTATCCTCGGCGTGTCGGTCTTCGGGGCGCCGAGGGTCTTGAAGGCGAGGTCGAGGGCTTTGACCTCAAGCTCCGGCCTGTCTGCAGTGCAGGCGAAGGGACGGATCCGTCCTTCCCAAGGGCGAGCGAGACGATTGCCCTCTTCTTGTAGACGTTCCTGAAGTAGAAGACGTGGACATAGTCCCCAACCGCAATTCCACCCAGCCTATCGTCCAGCAGTGAGTCCCCAAGGAGTGCCTGCCACTTCAGCTTCCCGCTTCCGTCAAAGGAGAGAACCCAGACGTGCCTGTTGTAGTCCTTCCCTTCTTGGAGGGTCGCCCCGGCGTAGCCGAGGACGTATATCGAGCCGCCGGAGACGAGCTGGACGAACTTCTCGCCGGAATTGGGGAACTTCTCAGCCCAGATCAGCTCCCCGTCCGTGGAGAGCGCTATGAGGAATGGCTCGTAGAGTTTGGGCTTTACCGCCCCAGTCAGGTACACTCTGTTCCCATCGCGGGCAAGATCTGTGAGGATGTAGTAGTATGTGGAAACGTCTACGCGGAGTCCCTTTATCACGTTCCCGTTTTCACTGATCTAGTAAAGGGTGAGCTTCTTCCAGGCGACAAGAAGGAGAACCTGCCCGTTTCCAAGGGGTTCAATGCCCACTGGTCTCATCGGCGGCGTGTAGGCTCCATAGACTCTCGCACACTCAAGCTTTCCGTCCGGAGAGAGCTTCATTAGAACCGACGCATCCCCTGAGGATGAGAACCAGCCTATAGTCTCTGCCAGGACATAGATGCCATCTTCTGTAACGGCAGCGTCAACTGGGATCAGTTCTCTTGTCAGGTACTTGTCGTAGGTCTTCTTGTACTGCCACGCCCTGTAGTATCTTGCCCACAGAACCTCTCCTCCAGGGGTTATTTTGAAGACAACGGTTCCGGAGAACGCTGTAGCATCTAAACGGCTCACTCTGAAAAATCCAATAATATTCCCATCTAGGCACTTTCTGAGAATCAGACCGCTGTTTTTCAGGAGGGATTGTGGCTTCAGCTCCGTTCCGTTGACCTTGAACGTTAACTTCTTGACCCACACGAGATCGCCAGTTGAGGGGTCGAATGACATGACGTAGAAGAACTTTGATGAGAAACCCACATCATAGACACCGGGTAGGTAGATACCACCATCCGTAATTAGGGGGTGCCCAAGGTATACGAAATCGGAGTCCTGTATGTTATATGTTCTCGCCCATTCATCCGCTACAGCCAGTGGAGTGACCAGAAGGAGGAGAAACAGCCCAAAAATTGCACTCCTCATGCACAGTCACACCTTAATTAGGATAGTCCTCAGGCCTTAAATAGGTTGATTTAAAGGAGCATTTAATCGAGTAGAAAAACGAAGAGCCACTTAGAAAAAAACTCGAGATTAAGGAACAAAGCTATCAAATAGTTAGTCACGAAATGCCTATAAACCCCAGCGATGATACTTGATTTTACCTGGAGGTGGTTGCATGGCAGTTGTGAAAGACGTCCTTGAGATTGCAGAGAAAATCAAGAACATGGAAATCAGAGGAGCGGGCAAGATAGCCAGGTACGCGGCCTACGCCCTCCAGCTCCAGGCTGAGAAGAGTAAGGCAACGAACGTGGACGAGTTCTGGAACGAGATGAAGAAGGCGGCGAAGATACTCTACGAGACGAGGCCGACAGCAGTTTCCCTGCCGAACGCGCTGCGTTACGTCATGCACAGGGGGAAGATAGCCTATTCCAGCGGGGCGGACCTTGAACAGCTCAGGTTCGTCATAATAAGCGCGGCCAAGGAGTTCATCCACAACTCGGAGAAGGCCCTTGAGAGGATCGGAGAGTTCGGGGCGAAGAGGATCGAAGATGGGGACGTCATAATGACGCACTGCCACAGCAAGGCAGCGATAAGCGTGATGAAGACGGCCTGGGATCAGGGGAAGGACATAAAGGTCATAGTAACCGAGACGAGGCCCAAGTGGCAGGGCAAGATTACAGCCAAGGAGCTGGCCAGCTATGGGATTCCGGTCATCTACGTCGTTGACTCAGCCGCGAGGCACTACATGAAGATGACCGACAAGGTCGTCATGGGAGCAGACAGCATAACGGTCAACGGCGCGGTAATAAACAAGATTGGAACGGCTCTGATAGCGCTGACTGCCAAGGAGCACAGGGTCTGGACGATGATCGCTGCTGAAACCTACAAGTTCCACCCGGAGACGATGCTCGGCCAGCTGGTTGAGATAGAGATGCGCGACCCCACTGAGGTCATCCCGGAGGAGGAGCTCAAAGAGTGGCCGAAGAACATCGAGGTCTGGAACCCTGCGTTCGATGTAACCCCCCCCGAGTATGTTGACGTAATAATCACCGAGCGCGGAGTAATACCGCCCAGCGCGGCAATAGACATCCTGAAGGAGGAGTTCGGCTGGGCGCTCAAGTACACCGAGCCCTGGGAGGACTGAAGCTGTTCTCCCTCTTCTTTTCAGTTCAACGGTATGGCTTAAAAGGAGTATGCCTTTTATACTCCAGGCGACAAAACCCCAGAGGTGGTAATGATGAAAGCTTACATATCTGAGAACGTCAGAGGCATCTACGCCTTTGACGAGAGCGGGAAGCTCATAGGGAGCAAACCCTTCAGCGGGAAGCCCGAGGTGAGCCTCGACAGGCTCCTCAAAGGCGAGCCGAGCGACGAGCTCATAGAGTTCCTTGACGAGCTTGGAAACGAAGGCTACACCGAGTTCGTGGTCGAGGACTCCGAACTTAGCAGGAACCTCAAGGAGCTCGGCTACAACGCAACTGCCGAGTTCCCGAACATAGCCGGTGAAAAGCTCCGCTCAAGCCCTGAGGAGTTCCTGGGAGAGAACTGGTTCGATGAGTACTTCAGCGTTGGCGTTGCCTTGACCAGGCTCCGCATACAGGAGCAGAGCGGGGCAAGGGACAAGATGATCATCCAGGCCATTGAAGCCCTCGACGACATTGACAAGGTCATAAACCTCCTCGTTTCTCGCCTTAGGGAGTGGTACGGCCTCCACTTCCCGGAGCTCGATGAACTCCTTCCGAAGCACCCACAGTACGTTGCGTTCGTCAAGGAGATCGGCCCGAGAGAAAACGCCACCAGGGAGAGGCTTGAGAAGCTCGGCTTCTCCGAGGGTAAGATGGAAAAAATCCTCGAAGCGGCCGAGAAGTCCATGGGCGCTCCGCTGGGCAAGTTCGACAGCGCTATAATCCAGAAGTTGGCCAGCGAGATAAGCGACCTCTACAAGCTGAGGGAGCAGATAGAGGACTACCTCGAAACTGCCATGGACGAAGTTGCTCCGAACCTCAAGGCTCTCGTCGGAGCGAAGCTTGCTGCCAGGCTCATGAGCCTCGCAGGTGGGTTGAAGGAGCTCGCAATGATGCCGGCCTCAACAATACAGGTTCTTGGCGCGGAAAAGGCGCTCTTCAGGCACCTCAGGAGCGGTGCCAAACCGCCCAAGCACGGTGTCATCTTCCAGTATCCAGCAATAAACCGCTCGCCGTGGTGGCAGAGGGGTAAGATAGCTCGCGCTCTGGCAGGAAAGCTCGCGATAGCTACCAGGGTGGACTACTTCTCCGGCGAATACATAGGTGAGGAGCTGAAGAAGGAGCTCGAGCAGAGGATTCAGGAAATCAAGGAGAAGTACCCGAACCCGCCGAAGAGGAAGGCCAGGCCCGAGAAGAAAAAGAAGGAAAAGAAGAAGTTCAAGGGCAAAGGCAAAGGAAAACCCGAGAAGGGCAAGGGCTTCGGCGGAAAGAGGGAAGGAGAGGGCAAGAAGGACAAGAAGAAAAAGAAGAAGGGTAAGGGCGGTAAGAGGTGATTGATATGAAGGTTAAGAAGCACAGGTTCCCTGGCGTTTACATCGTTATTGACGAGGACGGTAGCGAGAAGATAGCGACCAAGAATCTCGTCCCGGGTCAGAGGGTCTACGGCGAGAGGGTTATCAAGTTCGAGGGCGAGGAGTACAGGATATGGAACCCGACGAGATCCAAGCTCGGAGCGGCCATACTTAACGGCCTCAAGAACTTCCCGATAAAGCCAGGCTCAACGGTACTCTACCTCGGCGTCGCGAGCGGAACCACCGCTTCCCACGTCAGCGACATCGTTGGCTGGGAAGGCAAGGTCTTCGGCATCGAGTTCTCGCCGAGGGTTCTAAGGGAGCTCGTCCCGCTAGTCGAGGAGAGGCGGAACATCGTGCCCATCCTCGGTGATGCCACGAAGCCAGAAGGCTACCGCGCGCTCGTCCCGAAGGTGGACGTCATCTTCGAGGACGTTGCCCAGCCGACCCAGGCGAAAATCCTGATAGACAACGCCAAGGTTTACCTCAAGAGCGGCGGCTACGGCATGATATCAGTTAAGAGCAGAAGCATAGACGTCACCAAGGAGCCGGAGCAGGTCTTCAAGGAAGTGGAAAAGGAGCTTTCAACGTACTTCGAGGTCGTCGAGAGGCTTTCGCTCGAGCCCTACGAGAAGGACCACGCGCTTTTCGTTGTCAGGAAGCCCTGATTTCTCTTTTTTGGCTTTCTGTCTTCAAATAGGGGAGAAAAGTACTCAGTCCCTTTTCGGCAGGTGTGGAACGAGCCAGCCCAGGAAGCTGTCCATGCTCCTCGTCTGGATGTAGAGCGTTCCAGTTCCGTAGAACTCCGCAACGAGCCCTTCTCCGCTGAAGAGAGTGCTCTTAAGCCTGCCGACGCGTCTCACGTTGAAGTCAAGTCCCTCGCTGAAGGCCACTATATGGCCGGTGTCTATAATAAAGCGCTCGTTGTGGAGCTCCTTCTTGTATATTGCGCCGAAGCTCGAGAGGAAGACGGTTCCCCTTCCAGTCATCTTGAGAAGGAACAGCCCTTCCCTTCCAAAGAAGGTCTTGGCGCCGCCCCACTTCGTGTCGATGTCAACGTCCCCATAGCTCGCCAGGAAGGCACCGCTCTGGGCGTAGAGGGTGCCGTTCAGTTCAAAAGCCTCTACGTCGCCGGAATAAGCCGGGGCAAGACCGAGACTTCCTGGACCGTCCTCAGCCCGGAAGGTGTTTATGAAGAAACTTTCACCTCCGAGCATTGAGCGCTTGAGTGCACTGAAAACACCGCCCCTAGCTTTGGTCTCAAGCTTTATCGTCGGACTCATGTGCACCATGGCACCGGCTTCCGCCTGTATCTCCTCACCGCGGTCGAGCTCAACCTCAAGGAGGGAAAAACTCGGCCTGTGCAGAATCTCATACCTCACCTAAAACACCTCAGTATCTCTTGACGGCGGTCCTTATATATCCTTCCTCGTCAATCGTCTAAAATCTCTTTTACTTTTACCGAAAGACTTTTATAACTTCCCCCCAACCCCATGCGAATTAAAATTAAGTTCAACACATTCTAAGGTGGTGCCCAATGCGAAAACTCCTGAAGCCCAAGAGGGAGGTCGGCATTATCGGCTACGGCGCCTATGTGCCGATGTATAGAATCAAGGCTGAAGAGATAGGGAGAGTCTGGGGAGTAAACAGCTTTCCAATCCAGGAGAAGTCCGTCCCCGGCCTCGATGAGGACACGATAACCATCGGTATTGAAGCGGCGAGAAACGCCCTCAAGAGGGCTCAGATTGACCCCAAGCTCATCAGGGCCATCTGGCTCGGAACCGAGAGCAAGCCCTACGCGGTTAAGCCGAGCGGAACGGTCATAGCTGAAGCCATTGGTGCTACACCAGACCTTGACGCGGCAGACTTTGAGTTCGCCTGTAAGGCAGGAACAGAGGCCATACAGGCCGCTATCGGGTTCGTCGGTTCCGAAATGGCCGACTACGCGATGGCCATAGGTGCCGACACTTCACAGGGAAGGCCAGGTGACCATCTCGAGTTCACGGCCGCGGCAGGAGGTGCCGCCTACATCCTCGCGCCGAAGAGCTCGGAAACCCTGGCTTACTTCGAGGCGAGCTATTCCTACGTCACAGACACCCCCGACTTCTGGAGGAGGCAGCACGAGCACTACCCGAGGCACGGGAACAGGTTCACCGGCGAACCCGCCTACTTCCACCAGATAATAAGCGCCGCCAAGACCCTCATGGAGGAGCTCGGCTACACCCCGAACGATTTCGACTACGCGGTCTTTCACCAGCCGAACGTCAAGTTCCCGCTCACCGCTGCCAAAATCCTTGGAATCCCGAAGGAGAAGGTCCTCCCGGGACTCCTCAGCGGGATAATCGGCAACACATACAGCGGCGCTACCCTCGTGGGTGTATCGGCGGTTCTCGACATAGCCAAGCCCGGCGACAGGATTCTGTGGGTATCCTTCGGTTCAGGAGCTGGAAGCGACGCCTTCAGCCTCGTCGTCCAGGATGCAATAGAGGAGAAGGGGAACCTGGCTCCGAAGACGATGGACTACGTGAACAGGAAGAAGTACATAGACTACGCCCTCTACGCGAAGCATAGGGGCAAGTACATACTGTGAGGTGGTTGGAATGGAGAAGCCCGTCATAATTGGAGTTGGTATGGTTCCTGTTGGCGAGCACTGGAGGGTCTCACTCAGGGATATGGCCGTTGAGGCCCTCCTCAATGCGATGGACGACGCTGGAATAGACAATGTTGACTCGCTCTACGTCGGGAACATGGCATCAGGCTCGTTCATCGAGCAGGAGAACCTGGGGGCACTCATAGCGGACTGGGCCGGACTCGGAAACATCCCAGCAGTTAAGGTGGAGGCCGCCTGTGGAAGCGGCGGCGCGGCCGTTCAGGAAGGGGCCAAAGCCGTAATGGCCGGACTGGAGGACGTGGTCGCGGTCGTTGGAGTTGAAAAGATGACCGATGCATGGCCGAGCGACGGAACGCGCTATTTGGCCTACGCGGCTGACGCCGAGTACGAGCTCTTCCACGGGGCTAGCTTCGTGGCACTTAACGCCCTCATCATGAGGCTCTACATGAAAACCTACGGCTACACCGAGGAGGACCTCGCCTACTTCGCCGTCAACGCCCACGCAAACGGTGCCAAGAACCCCTACGCTATGTTCAAGAGGCCGATAACGGTCGATACCGTCCTCAAGAGCCCCTACGTTGCAGACCCGCTCAAGCTCTTCGATGCCGCCCCCATGTGCGACGGTGCGGCGGCTGTGATAATAACCTCAAAGGAAAAGGCGAAGGAGCTCGGCGTCCCGAAGGACAAGATGGTCGAGCTTGCCGGCTTCTGGAGGGCGATTGACACCATCAATCTCGCCAACAGGGAGGACTTCCTCACGCTCAAAGCGGCTAAGGTCGCCGCCGAGAAGGCCTACAAGATGGCCGGGGTAACTGCCAAGGACATCGACTTCTTCGAGGTTCACGATGCCTTTACGGTGATGGCAGCCCTCAGCCTCGAAGCTTTAGGGGCCGCGGAGAGAGGAAAGGGAGCCCTGCTCGCGAAGGAGGGCCAGATAGCAATAGACGGCGACTATCCAATACAGACTATGGGCGGCCTTAAGAGCAGAGGACACCCCGTCGGAGCCACCGGCGTTTACCAGACGGTTGAGGCAGTCCTCCAGCTACGTGGAGAGGCGCCGGAAGGAATACAGGTTCCCGACGCTGAGGTCGGCCTGACCCAGAACATAGGTGGAACCGGTTCAAACATAACCGTCAACATCCTGAGGAGGGTCTGAAATGGGGAGGCCGATGCAGGTTGCAAGGCACTGGAGACACTTCCGTGAGAAGTACGCCCTCATCGGGGGCAAGTGCGAGAACGGCCACGTCTTCTTCCCGAAGAGGCCCGTCTGCCCGGTCTGCGGCTCAAGAAATGTTGAGGAGTACCAGTTCAGCGGAAAGGGCAAGGTCATAAGCTGGACCATAGTGAGGAACCCGCCGAGCGGCTTTGAGTACTACAAGCCGTATCCCTTAGCCCTCGTCGAGCTTGAGGAGGGGCCGGTCGTTCTGGCCCAGCTCACCGACGTTGATCCAGAAGAGATTCACGAGGGCATGGAAGTCGAGATGGTGACAAGAAAGATAAGGGAGTTCGGCGAGGACGGCATAATCCTCTACGCCTACAAGTTCAGACCGCCGATAAAGTGATTTTTCTTTTTCTTTCTCATGGCTTGTGCCTCTTTTCGAGACGACAACAGCGGGCAACTCTTTTAAGTCAACTCAACCCTTCCGCTCTGGGAAGGAAAATGAACGAAAAAGAGGGAAAGCTGTCAAAGTTCATCGATCATCTCACAGAACTCGTCGAGATGGAGCGGAAAGCCGAGATAGAGGCTATGCGCCTAGAGATGCGGAGACTCACTGGAAGGGAGCGAGAGAAGGTTGGGAGAGCGGTTCTCGGCCTCAACGGAAAGGTCGTTGGGGAGGAGCTGGGCTACTTTCTGGTGAAATACGGCCGAGACCGGGAGATAAAAACGGAGATAAGCGTTGGCGATCTCGTTGTGATTAGCAAGCGTGACCCATTGAAGAGCGATTTGGTCGGGACTGTGGTCGAGAAGGGAAAGC is part of the Thermococcus stetteri genome and encodes:
- a CDS encoding fibrillarin-like rRNA/tRNA 2'-O-methyltransferase → MKVKKHRFPGVYIVIDEDGSEKIATKNLVPGQRVYGERVIKFEGEEYRIWNPTRSKLGAAILNGLKNFPIKPGSTVLYLGVASGTTASHVSDIVGWEGKVFGIEFSPRVLRELVPLVEERRNIVPILGDATKPEGYRALVPKVDVIFEDVAQPTQAKILIDNAKVYLKSGGYGMISVKSRSIDVTKEPEQVFKEVEKELSTYFEVVERLSLEPYEKDHALFVVRKP
- a CDS encoding Zn-ribbon domain-containing OB-fold protein, giving the protein MGRPMQVARHWRHFREKYALIGGKCENGHVFFPKRPVCPVCGSRNVEEYQFSGKGKVISWTIVRNPPSGFEYYKPYPLALVELEEGPVVLAQLTDVDPEEIHEGMEVEMVTRKIREFGEDGIILYAYKFRPPIK
- a CDS encoding CGP-CTERM sorting domain-containing protein, coding for MTVTSVSSRSSSSTSSQEKPTGITEKGKKGTCGPAAFVLFALPPLVARRRR
- a CDS encoding ribose 1,5-bisphosphate isomerase — protein: MAVVKDVLEIAEKIKNMEIRGAGKIARYAAYALQLQAEKSKATNVDEFWNEMKKAAKILYETRPTAVSLPNALRYVMHRGKIAYSSGADLEQLRFVIISAAKEFIHNSEKALERIGEFGAKRIEDGDVIMTHCHSKAAISVMKTAWDQGKDIKVIVTETRPKWQGKITAKELASYGIPVIYVVDSAARHYMKMTDKVVMGADSITVNGAVINKIGTALIALTAKEHRVWTMIAAETYKFHPETMLGQLVEIEMRDPTEVIPEEELKEWPKNIEVWNPAFDVTPPEYVDVIITERGVIPPSAAIDILKEEFGWALKYTEPWED
- the nadA gene encoding quinolinate synthase NadA; amino-acid sequence: MEIEKLIEEINRLKEERNAIIMAHNYQLPEIQDIADFLGDSLELARKAVNVDADVIVFAGVDFMAETAKILNPEKTVLLPTRRATCAMANMLTIKHIVEAKKKYPDAPVVLYVNSSAEAKAYADVTVTSANAAKIVGKLDSDVVIFGPDKNLAHHVAKVTGKKVIPVPPNGHCYVHRKFTLEDVERARKLYPNAKLMVHPECEPEVQEQADIIVSTGGMIKRACEHDEWVVFTEREMTYRLSKLYPNKKFYPARNDATCIGMKAITLQHIYESLRDMKYQIEVPAEIAERARKAIERMLEMS
- a CDS encoding C/D box methylation guide ribonucleoprotein complex aNOP56 subunit (functions along with aFIB and aL7a; guides 2'-O-methylation of ribose to specific sites in RNAs), yielding MKAYISENVRGIYAFDESGKLIGSKPFSGKPEVSLDRLLKGEPSDELIEFLDELGNEGYTEFVVEDSELSRNLKELGYNATAEFPNIAGEKLRSSPEEFLGENWFDEYFSVGVALTRLRIQEQSGARDKMIIQAIEALDDIDKVINLLVSRLREWYGLHFPELDELLPKHPQYVAFVKEIGPRENATRERLEKLGFSEGKMEKILEAAEKSMGAPLGKFDSAIIQKLASEISDLYKLREQIEDYLETAMDEVAPNLKALVGAKLAARLMSLAGGLKELAMMPASTIQVLGAEKALFRHLRSGAKPPKHGVIFQYPAINRSPWWQRGKIARALAGKLAIATRVDYFSGEYIGEELKKELEQRIQEIKEKYPNPPKRKARPEKKKKEKKKFKGKGKGKPEKGKGFGGKREGEGKKDKKKKKKGKGGKR
- a CDS encoding thiolase domain-containing protein, whose translation is MEKPVIIGVGMVPVGEHWRVSLRDMAVEALLNAMDDAGIDNVDSLYVGNMASGSFIEQENLGALIADWAGLGNIPAVKVEAACGSGGAAVQEGAKAVMAGLEDVVAVVGVEKMTDAWPSDGTRYLAYAADAEYELFHGASFVALNALIMRLYMKTYGYTEEDLAYFAVNAHANGAKNPYAMFKRPITVDTVLKSPYVADPLKLFDAAPMCDGAAAVIITSKEKAKELGVPKDKMVELAGFWRAIDTINLANREDFLTLKAAKVAAEKAYKMAGVTAKDIDFFEVHDAFTVMAALSLEALGAAERGKGALLAKEGQIAIDGDYPIQTMGGLKSRGHPVGATGVYQTVEAVLQLRGEAPEGIQVPDAEVGLTQNIGGTGSNITVNILRRV
- a CDS encoding TIGR00266 family protein, giving the protein MRYEILHRPSFSLLEVELDRGEEIQAEAGAMVHMSPTIKLETKARGGVFSALKRSMLGGESFFINTFRAEDGPGSLGLAPAYSGDVEAFELNGTLYAQSGAFLASYGDVDIDTKWGGAKTFFGREGLFLLKMTGRGTVFLSSFGAIYKKELHNERFIIDTGHIVAFSEGLDFNVRRVGRLKSTLFSGEGLVAEFYGTGTLYIQTRSMDSFLGWLVPHLPKRD
- a CDS encoding hydroxymethylglutaryl-CoA synthase, translated to MRKLLKPKREVGIIGYGAYVPMYRIKAEEIGRVWGVNSFPIQEKSVPGLDEDTITIGIEAARNALKRAQIDPKLIRAIWLGTESKPYAVKPSGTVIAEAIGATPDLDAADFEFACKAGTEAIQAAIGFVGSEMADYAMAIGADTSQGRPGDHLEFTAAAGGAAYILAPKSSETLAYFEASYSYVTDTPDFWRRQHEHYPRHGNRFTGEPAYFHQIISAAKTLMEELGYTPNDFDYAVFHQPNVKFPLTAAKILGIPKEKVLPGLLSGIIGNTYSGATLVGVSAVLDIAKPGDRILWVSFGSGAGSDAFSLVVQDAIEEKGNLAPKTMDYVNRKKYIDYALYAKHRGKYIL